A DNA window from Fragaria vesca subsp. vesca linkage group LG3, FraVesHawaii_1.0, whole genome shotgun sequence contains the following coding sequences:
- the LOC101307284 gene encoding GDP-L-galactose phosphorylase 1-like, with the protein MVTVDQLQGDDFSKQCSPFSLKGVRIPLYHFGCISGLDDGSASLEEEEEEQSLLDSVLLAHWEDRMWKGLFRYDVTTSEIKVIGGRRKFIAQLNEGWSKDCIPKLGRSKTGRGVFDFGWMDSQEELLFSVARGGQSRPELVLATDVPDSALLITVNASPVEYGHVFLIPYCSNILYHFLDAKSLELALCVAVEVKNYSFRLFYDYSPSASHIYFQACYFQIPLPVEFMPSDTFFVDGQKGTCISSVADYPIKTLMFESNHFKLMLEVVAEICSCLRGKLILYNLLISDRGRKIFLFLQQKTSKTSCTLSAWECGGYFLFTSRSAFDHATEKTLLKQLSTVSINEEGFQAVKLLCRSIASKFTS; encoded by the exons ATGGTTACTGTTGATCAGCTTCAGGGTGACGATTTCTCGAAACAATGCTCACCTTTCTCCTTGAAAG GTGTTAGAATCCCTCTTTACCATTTTGGTTGCATTTCTGGTTTGGATGATGGTTCCGCTTCTTTAGAAGAAGAGGAAGAGGAACAGAGTTTATTGGATTCGGTTCTTCTAGCACAT TGGGAGGATCGGATGTGGAAAGGTTTATTCCGATATGATGTGACAACTTCTGAAATCAAG GTTATTGGTGGAAGGAGAAAGTTTATTGCACAGCTTAATGAAGGCTGGAGTAAGGATTGTATTCCCAAACTAGGCAGGAGTAAAACCGGCCGCGGAGTGTTTGATTTTGGTTGGATGGATAGCCAGGAGGAGTTACTATTTTCTGTTGCAAGAGGTGGACAGTCAAGGCCGGAGCTTGTTCTAGCAACTGATGTCCCTGATTCTGCCTTATTGATTACTGTAAAT GCGTCCCCTGTCGAATATGGCCATGTCTTCCTGATACCATATTGCTCGAACATTCTTTACCACTTCCTGGATGCAAAATCCTTGGAATTGGCTCTGTGTGTTGCTGTTGAAGTAAAGAATTACTCTTTTCGCCTGTTCTATGACTATTCACCCAGTGCTTCTCATATATATTTCCAG GCCTGCTATTTTCAAATCCCTTTACCTGTCGAGTTCATGCCTTCTGATACATTCTTCGTTGATGGGCAAAAAGGGACGTGTATATCATCTGTTGCAGACTACCCCATTAAGACCCTTATGTTCGAGAGTAACCACTTTAAGTTGATGTTGGAGGTTGTTGCTGAGATATGCTCTTGTTTGAGGGGAAAGCTCATACTCTATAATCTGCTGATATCTGATCGTGGCAGAAAGATCTTTTTGTTTCTTCAG CAAAAGACATCTAAAACCTCTTGCACCCTTTCAGCTTGGGAATGTGGAGGCTACTTCTTGTTCACATCAAGGTCTGCATTCGATCATGCTACTGAAAAGACTCTGCTAAAACAGCTAAGTACTGTCTCCATTAATGAGGAAGGTTTCCAAGCAGTTAAGCTGCTGTGTCGCAGCATTGCAAGCAAGTTTACTTCTTGA
- the LOC101306993 gene encoding obg-like ATPase 1-like, producing the protein MPPKSAKGKEAPAERPILGRFSSHLKIGIVGLPNVGKSTLFNTLTKLSIPAENFPFCTIEPNEARVNIPDERFDWLCQLYKPKSEVSAFLEIHDIAGLVRGAHEGQGLGNSFLSHIRAVDGIFHVLRAFEDPDIIHVDDTVDPVRDLEIISAELRLKDIEFMERRIEDVEKSMKRSNDKQLKVEHELCGRLKAWLEDGKDIRLGDWKAADVEILNTFQLLTAKPVVYLVNMNERDYQRKKNKFLPKIHAWVQEHGGEKIIPFSCALERNLADLPPDEAAKYCEENKVESALPKIIKTGFAAINLIYFFTAGPDEVKCWQIRRLSKAPQAAGTIHTDFERGFICAEVMKFEDLKELGSEPAVKAAGKYRQEGKTYVVQDGDIIFFKFNVSGGGKK; encoded by the exons ATGCCTCCCAAGTCTGCAAAGGGCAAGGAAGCCCCAGCTGAGCGACCCATCCTCGGCCGATTCTCATCTCACTTGAAGATTGGGATC GTTGGATTGCCCAATGTTGGGAAATCTACTCTTTTTAACACTCTGACGAAGCTTTCGATACCGGCTGAGAACTTCCCTTTCTGCACAATTGAGCCCAATGAAGCCAGGGTCAACATTCCTGATGAGCGGTTTGACTGGCTTTGCCAATTGTACAAGCCGAAAAGCGAG GTCTCAGCCTTTCTGGAAATTCATGATATAGCTGGACTTGTTCGAGGTGCTCATGAAGGACAAGGGTTAGGCAACAGTTTCTTATCCCATATCCGTGCCGTTGATGGCATTTTTCATGTTTTAC GTGCATTTGAAGATCCTGATATCATCCATGTTGATGATACTGTGGATCCTGTGAGGGATTTAGAGATTATCAGTGCAGAATTGCGTCTTAAG GACATTGAATTCATGGAAAGGAGGATAGAGGATGTTGAAAAGAGCATGAAGAGGAGCAATGACAAGCAGCTAAAAGTAGAGCATGAACTTTGTGGAAGG CTCAAGGCATGGCTTGAGGATGGAAAAGATATCCGTCTAGGGGATTGGAAAGCTGCTGATGTCGAGATCCTGAATACCTTTCAATTGCTAACGGCCAAGCCTGTTGTTTACCTG GTTAACATGAATGAGAGAGATTACCAAAGGAAGAAGAATAAGTTCTTGCCAAAGATTCATGCATG GGTGCAGGAACATGGAGGTGAGAAAATTATTCCATTCAGTTGTGCACTGGAGAGGAATCTTGCAGATTTGCCACCAGATGAAGCAGCAAAGTATTGTGAGGAGAACAAAGTGGAAAG TGCCCTTCCCAAGATCATAAAGACTGGATTTGCAGCCATTAATCTCATATACTTTTTCACAGCTGGTCCTGATGAG GTGAAATGCTGGCAAATTAGGCGGCTTTCAAAGGCTCCTCAAGCTGCTGGGACCATTCATACTGATTTTGAGAGAGGATTCATTTGTGCTGAG GTCATGAAGTTTGAAGATCTAAAGGAACTTGGTAGCGAACCAGCTGTTAAG GCTGCCGGTAAGTACAGACAAGAAGGGAAGACATACGTGGTCCAAGATGGAGACATAATATTCTTCAAGTTCAATGTTTCTGGAGGTGGGAAGAAGTGA
- the LOC101295118 gene encoding probable receptor-like protein kinase At1g30570-like produces MEKKRIERGANREEEGEDGEELQKRRRRQKEKKEAEAEREDDVEDFLDWLNEVDRFFEIIEVLEHKQSKIVSNRLKSTAANWWDDLQRARKMQDLQADWVCGVLKRKSQVGFKNQSLFIAVMVMKNLLMENFRLFFLVIVFVFSKTCEAQSRSFLINCGTNSSVTVSGRKWVGDLTPNNNITLSSNGIDAFTDIKSVDDSTYGVLYKTARMFSSSLNYTFQGVRGDYFVRLHFSPFSFDDYNVNVSSFGVLANGLKLVEKFVVPGEISQKNAYLQSSGSNLTSSLVKEYVLAINRDALVIEFIPDKEKFGFINAIEIVPATEELFAGSASKVGGNGANVNVSWQGIETMYRLNVGGSEVSPSQDSDLWRKWEVDTSYMITANAGLEIKNSSNITYSSVNESSVAPLLVYESARTMSNNEVLEKRFNMSWKFEVDPDFDYLVRLHFCELVFDKANQRIFRVYINNRTAADNFNVFVRAGGMNKAYHQDFFDVVSSKVKTLWIQLGPDTAVGAAGTDALLNGLEIFKISRNGNLAFVDNYESSANSSKASSKTAILWGAIGAGLASVAILVTIVYYFCKCRREKLSDTKTTPPGWRPLFLVNSTVNAKGSAGSKNQHGSVAPTRAGKRFLLPEIRAATNNFNESLVIGVGGFGKVYKGEIEDGTLVAIKRSNPQSQQGLAEFETEIEMLSKLRHRHLVSLIGFCDEQNEMILVYEYMANGTLRSHLFGSELPPLTWKQRVEACIGAARGLHYLHTGADRGIIHRDVKTTNILLDENFVAKMSDFGLSKTGPALDHTHVSTAVKGSFGYLDPEYFRRQQLTEKSDVYSFGVVLFEAVCSRPVINPTLPKDQINLAEWAMKWQRHRSLETIIDTHLEGNYCPESLKKFGDIAEKCLADEGKSRPTMGEVLWHLEYVLQLHEAWLRKNAGEHSFTSSQGFGGLAVDEAEEREATSFDEETGCSRESTSRGFNESTTEGVEMVRK; encoded by the exons ATCTGCAAGCTGATTGGGTTTGTGGAGTTTTGAAGAGAAAGTCTCAGGTGGGTTTCAAAAACCAGTCTTTGTTCATAGCAGTGATGGTTATGAAG AATTTGTTGATGGAGAACTTTAGGCTGTTTTTTCTGGTGATAGTCTTTGTGTTTTCAAAGACTTGTGAAGCTCAATCGAGGTCTTTTTTGATAAACTGTGGTACAAATTCCAGTGTCACTGTGAGTGGTAGGAAATGGGTTGGAGACTTAACCCCTAACAACAACATCACTCTCAGTTCCAATGGAATTGATGCCTTCACTGATATCAAAAGTGTTGATGATTCGACATATGGGGTGCTCTATAAAACAGCTCGAATGTTCAGTAGTAGCTTGAACTACACATTCCAAGGTGTTAGGGGAGACTACTTTGTTAGGCTCCATTTCAGCCCTTTCTCCTTTGATGACTACAATGTAAATGTGTCTTCATTTGGAGTATTGGCAAATGGTCTGAAACTGGTTGAGAAATTTGTGGTTCCGGGTGAGATATCACAGAAAAATGCATACCTGCAGAGTTCAGGAAGCAATTTGACTTCTTCGTTAGTCAAGGAGTATGTTTTGGCAATCAATAGGGATGCACTAGTCATTGAGTTCATCCCGGATAAGGAGAAATTCGGGTTTATTAATGCTATCGAGATTGTTCCAGCTACAGAAGAGCTCTTCGCAGGATCAGCTAGTAAAGTGGGTGGAAATGGTGCAAATGTTAATGTAAGTTGGCAGGGGATCGAAACTATGTACAGGTTAAATGTTGGTGGTTCTGAAGTTAGTCCCAGTCAGGATTCAGATCTTTGGAGAAAATGGGAGGTGGATACCAGCTACATGATCACAGCTAATGCCGGGTTAGAAATCAAAAACAGTTCCAACATTACCTATTCGTCTGTGAATGAATCCTCAGTGGCTCCTCTTTTAGTCTATGAGAGTGCAAGAACTATGTCCAACAATGAAGTCTTGGAGAAAAGGTTCAACATGTCATGGAAGTTTGAAGTGGATCCTGATTTCGATTATTTGGTCCGATTACATTTCTGTGAGCTAGTTTTTGACAAGGCAAACCAGAGAATATTCAGAGTCTACATAAACAACAGGACTGCAGCAGATAATTTCAATGTGTTTGTCCGAGCAGGAGGGATGAACAAAGCATACCATCAGGATTTCTTTGATGTGGTGTCTTCGAAGGTCAAGACACTGTGGATTCAGTTGGGTCCTGACACAGCTGTTGGGGCTGCAGGAACTGATGCTCTCTTGAATGGCTTGGAGATCTTCAAGATCAGCCGAAATGGGAATCTTGCTTTTGTGGACAACTATGAGTCGAGCGCCAATTCATCTAAAGCAAGTTCGAAAACTGCAATTCTATGGGGGGCAATTGGAGCAGGTTTAGCTTCTGTTGCCATTCTAGTCACTATAGTTTATTATTTCTGCAAATGCCGAAGAGAAAAATTAAGTGACACCAAAACCACCCCCCCTGGATGGAGGCCATTGTTCCTTGTAAACAGCACTGTCAATGCCAAGGGATCAGCAGGAAGCAAGAATCAGCATGGTTCTGTGGCCCCTACTAGAGCTGGCAAGCGGTTCTTGTTACCCGAGATTCGTGCTGCAACTAATAATTTTAATGAAAGTTTAGTGATTGGAGTTGGAGGCTTTGGAAAGGTCTACAAGGGTGAGATTGAAGATGGCACACTTGTAGCAATCAAGCGGTCCAACCCCCAGTCCCAGCAAGGCCTGGCTGAATTTGAGACGGAAATTGAGATGCTTTCAAAGCTCAGGCATAGGCATTTGGTGTCCTTGATTGGCTTCTGTGACGAGCAAAATGAGATGATCTTGGTTTATGAGTATATGGCAAATGGGACTCTCAGAAGTCATCTCTTTGGAAGTGAACTCCCACCGTTGACATGGAAGCAACGAGTAGAAGCATGCATTGGTGCTGCTCGAGGACTGCACTACCTTCATACGGGAGCAGATAGGGGGATAATCCACAGGGATGTTAAGACAACCAACATACTGCTAGATGAGAACTTTGTAGCAAAGATGTCTGATTTTGGACTGTCGAAAACTGGTCCTGCTTTGGACCATACCCATGTTAGTACTGCAGTTAAAGGAAGCTTTGGATATCTAGACCCTGAGTATTTTCGACGACAGCAGTTGACAGAGAAATCAGATGTCTACTCTTTTGGTGTAGTGTTGTTTGAGGCTGTTTGTTCTCGGCCAGTTATAAACCCAACCTTGCCAAAAGATCAGATCAATCTTGCAGAATGGGCAATGAAGTGGCAAAGACACAGGTCACTTGAAACCATCATTGATACTCATCTTGAAGGAAACTACTGTCCTGAGTCCTTGAAGAAGTTTGGGGACATAGCAGAGAAATGCCTTGCTGATGAGGGGAAGAGCCGGCCAACAATGGGGGAAGTTTTGTGGCACTTGGAGTATGTCTTGCAACTCCACGAAGCATGGCTACGGAAAAATGCAGGAGAACATTCTTTCACAAGTAGTCAGGGCTTTGGGGGTTTAGCTGTGGATGAAGCAGAAGAGAGGGAAGCTACCAGTTTTGATGAAGAGACTGGTTGCAGCAGAGAATCTACTAGTAGAGGGTTTAATGAATCTACTACAGAAGGAGTTGAGATGGTGAGGAAGTGA
- the LOC101306704 gene encoding probable LRR receptor-like serine/threonine-protein kinase At4g20940-like encodes MRLGGLLVLSLFFFSAMGQLPSQDILALLAFKKGIKHDPTGFVLSSWNDESIDFNGCPASWNGIICNGGNVAGVVLDNLSLSADVDLSVFSNLTKLLKLSMANNTISGKFPDNIADFNNLEFLDLSNNLFSSSLPPGIGKLGSLRNLSLGGNNFSGSIPDSISGLSAIQSLDLSRNSFSGLLPSSLTKLSSLVSLNLSSNGLTKSLPKGFDLMSSLDVLDLHGNMLDGPLDKAFLMEATATHVDFSGNMFTSSGSQGQMFLPRLSESIKYLNLSHNQLTGSLVGGSELQIFENLKVLDLSYNQLSGELPGFNFVYDLQVLKLSNNRFTGVVPNGLIKGDSLVLSELDLSGNNLSGPINMVTSTTLRILNLSSNGLTGKLPLLTGSCAVLDLSKNKFEGNLTRMVKWGNIEYLDLSQNLLTGPIPDVTPQFMRLNYLNLSHNSLSSSIASVITQYPKISVLDLSSNQLDGTVLAELLSMPTLQELHLENNLLSGSINISSPLFNQSNLQVLDLSQNRLSGYFPDQFGSLNGLKVLDIGRNNFSGSLPTSMSDMSTLISLDISQNHFTGPLPNNLPNSLEFFNASYNDLSGDVPENLRKFPSSSFFPGNTRLRFPNGGPPGSNSSESEHSKRKPFSTLVKVIIIVSCVVAVFILLLLAIFIHYIRMSRRIPSGHTASQDIHKRAPPNPSGARGAESAGALVVSAGDLVASRKGSSSEIISSGEKVTAVSDFSPSKNSHYSWSPESGDSYIAENLARLDVRSPDRLVGELHFLDETIALTPEALSRAPAEVLGRSSHGTSYKATLDNGLFLTVKWLREGVAKQKKEFAKEAKKFANMRHPNVVGLRGYYWGPTQHEKLILSDYISPGSLASFLYDRPGRKGPPLTWAQRLKIAVDVARGLNYLHFDRAVPHGNLKATNILLDGSDLNARVADYCLHRLMTQAGTIEQILDAGVLGYRAPELAASKKPLPSFKSDVYAFGVILLELLTGRCAGDVISGEGGGADLTDWVRLRVAEGRGSDCFDATLVTEIGNPAAEKGMKEVLGISLRCIRSVSERPGIKTIYEDLSSI; translated from the exons ATGAGGCTAGGTGGGCTTTTAGTGCTGTCCCTATTTTTCTTTTCTGCAATGGGACAGCTTCCTTCACAGGATATATTGGCGCTGCTCGCATTCAAGAAGGGTATCAAGCATGATCCTACTGGTTTTGTGCTCAGTTCTTGGAATGATGAGTCCATTGACTTCAATGGTTGTCCTGCTTCATGGAATGGGATTATATGTAATGGTGGAAATGTTGCTGGAGTTGTGCTTGATAATTTGAGTCTCTCTGCGGATGTGGACTTGAGTGTGTTTTCGAATCTGACGAAGCTTCTGAAACTTTCCATGGCCAACAATACGATATCTGGGAAATTTCCTGACAATATTGCAGACTTCAACAACCTTGAGTTTCTTGACCTCTCCAACAATTTGTTTTCTTCATCTTTACCACCTGGAATTGGTAAGTTGGGGAGCTTAAGGAACCTCTCATTAGGTGGCAACAACTTCTCAGGCTCCATTCCAGATTCCATTTCAGGGCTGTCTGCAATCCAGTCGTTGGATTTGAGTCGCAACTCCTTTTCAGGGCTGCTGCCGTCCTCATTGACAAAGCTGTCCAGTCTGGTATCTCTAAATCTTTCTTCAAATGGCTTAACCAAGAGCTTACCTAAGGGGTTTGATCTAATGTCAAGTCTAGATGTGCTTGACTTGCATGGCAATATGCTTGATGGTCCTCTGGATAAGGCATTTCTGATGGAAGCAACTGCCACACATGTTGACTTTAGTGGCAATATGTTTACAAGTTCTGGTTCACAGGGCCAGATGTTTCTACCTCGTCTTTCTGAGAGTATCAAGTACTTGAATCTTTCCCACAACCAGCTTACGGGGTCATTGGTGGGTGGCAGCGAGCTTCAGATATTTGAGAACCTGAAGGTGTTGGATCTTAGCTACAACCAGCTGTCTGGAGAATTGCCTGGATTTAATTTTGTATATGACCTCCAGGTCCTCAAACTTAGCAACAACAGATTTACTGGAGTTGTTCCCAATGGCCTAATAAAAGGAGATTCTCTGGTTTTAAGTGAACTAGATTTGAGTGGCAACAATCTGTCAG GACCAATCAACATGGTGACTTCAACAACTCTCCGCATCCTGAATCTTTCCTCGAATGGGCTTACTGGTAAGTTGCCTTTGCTGACTGGAAGTTGTGCTGTACTTGATCTATCCAAGAACAAATTCGAAGGAAATTTAACCAGGATGGTGAAATGGGGGAACATTGAATACCTTGATCTAAGTCAAAATCTTCTGACAGGACCCATCCCTGATGTCACTCCGCAGTTTATGCGTTTAAATTATCTCAATCTGTCCCATAATTCTCTTAGTAGTTCTATAGCAAGTGTTATAACACAGTATCCAAAGATCAGTGTCCTTGATCTTAGTTCTAACCAGTTAGATGGCACAGTTCTTGCTGAGTTGCTAAGCATGCCTACTCTGCAAGAGCTCCACCTTGAAAATAATTTACTCTCTGGGTCAATTAACATCTCATCTCCTTTGTTCAACCAATCAAATCTTCAGGTTCTTGATCTTTCTCAGAACCGGCTTAGTGGCTATTTTCCTGATCAATTTGGTTCACTCAATGGGCTTAAAGTGCTCGATATTGGGAGAAATAATTTTTCTGGCTCTCTGCCAACTTCCATGTCTGACATGAGCACACTAATCTCATTAGACATTTCCCAGAATCATTTCACAGGTCCCCTTCCAAATAACTTGCCAAACAGTCTTGAATTCTTTAATGCTTCATATAATGATCTTTCTGGGGATGTCCCAGAAAATCTGAGGAAGTTTCCGAGTTCTTCCTTCTTTCCAGGGAATACTCGTTTGCGGTTCCCAAATGGTGGTCCTCCTGGATCAAACAGTTCTGAATCTGAACATTCAAAAAGGAAACCATTCAGCACACTTGTCAAAGTTATTATTATAGTCTCCTGTGTGGTTGCTGTCTTCATTCTTCTTCTGCTTGCTATCTTCATTCATTACATTCGCATGTCAAGGAGAATCCCATCAGGGCATACTGCAAGCCAAGATATCCATAAACGTGCTCCACCAAACCCCTCTGGTGCTCGAGGAGCAGAGAGTGCTGGTGCTTTGGTTGTTTCGGCTGGTGATCTTGTGGCTTCACGGAAAGGATCGTCATCTGAAATTATCAGCTCTGGTGAAAAAGTCACAGCTGTAAGTGACTTCTCCCCTTCAAAGAACAGCCATTACTCTTGGTCACCAGAATCCGGAGATTCCTATATTGCGGAAAACCTTGCCAGACTGGATGTGAGATCACCAGATAGATTGGTTGGTGAGCTTCATTTTCTTGATGAAACAATTGCGTTAACACCTGAGGCGCTGTCAAGGGCTCCTGCTGAGGTTTTGGGGAGAAGCAGCCATGGCACTTCTTATAAGGCAACACTTGATAACGGGCTGTTCTTGACAGTTAAGTGGTTGAGAGAAGGGGTGGCAAAGCAGAAAAAGGAGTTTGCCAAGGAGGCTAAGAAATTTGCTAATATGAGGCATCCAAATGTTGTGGGTTTGAGAGGATACTATTGGGGACCTACACAGCATGAGAAGCTTATTCTTTCAGATTATATCTCACCTGGAAGTCTTGCAAGCTTTCTTTATG ACCGACCAGGAAGAAAAGGTCCGCCATTGACCTGGGCCCAAAGACTCAAAATTGCAGTTGATGTTGCTCGTGGCCTGAACTACCTTCATTTTGATCGTGCTGTTCCGCATGGTAACCTCAAAGCAACAAATATTCTGTTGGATGGGTCTGATCTGAATGCCCGAGTTGCTGATTACTGCCTCCACCGCCTCATGACACAAGCTGGCACCATTGAACAGATTCTTGATGCTGGTGTCTTAGGCTACCGCGCCCCAGAGCTGGCTGCTTCCAAGAAGCCACTGCCCTCCTTCAAGTCCGATGTTTATGCCTTTGGAGTGATATTGTTGGAACTTTTAACTGGAAGGTGCGCTGGTGATGTGATTTCTGGCGAAGGAGGAGGGGCAGATTTGACTGATTGGGTGAGGTTGAGGGTAGCAGAAGGTCGTGGCTCAGATTGTTTTGATGCTACATTGGTGACTGAGATAGGAAATCCAGCAGCAGAGAAGGGAATGAAGGAAGTCCTTGGGATATCATTACGGTGTATACGTTCTGTTTCTGAGAGACCAGGTATTAAGACTATATATGAGGATCTCTCTTCCATATAA